Proteins from one Astatotilapia calliptera chromosome 8, fAstCal1.2, whole genome shotgun sequence genomic window:
- the star2 gene encoding steroidogenic acute regulatory protein, mitochondrial: MLPAVVKLCCGISYPHIKNIAGLQRTAMAVIGQEITHLQQWGQIENHERQQTGLNHNEAKPKDIKPVPAKEDQLYVQHGQEAMRKALSVLEEKEGWKLEVAESNGDMICSKVIPGGRKVFRLEAVLDASVDELYNILFVRVEEIHQWNPSIQQIKVLKRIGLQTIVIHEVSTGTAGNVIGKRDFLSVRHTCKQRSSVYIGGAAVQLESLPPQAGFVRAEHGPTCIIIQALDEDSTKSRFTWLLNMDVKGWLPKSIVNQALPRVQLDFTRHLRRRLSLG, from the exons ATGCTGCCTGCTGTTGTAAAGCTCTGCTGTGGAATTTCCTACCCACATATAAAGAACATAGCAG GACTTCAACGCACTGCCATGGCAGTGATAGGTCAGGAGATCACACACCTGCAGCAGTGGGGACAAATCGAGAACCACGAGAGACAGCaaactggtttaaatcataatg AGGCCAAGCCAAAAGATATAAAACCTGTgccagcaaaagaagatcagcTGTACGTACAACATGGACAAGAAGCAATGAGGAAGGCTCTCTCTGTTTTGGAGGAGAAAGAAGGATGGAAGTTGGAGGTTGCTGAG agTAATGGCGATATGATCTGTAGCAAAGTGATTCCAGGGGGCAGGAAAGTCTTTAGGCTGGAGGCAGTGTTGGACGCCAGTGTGGATGAGCTCTATAACATCCTGTTTGTCAGAGTTGAAGAAATACACCAGTGGAACCCAAGCATACAGCAAATCAAA GTTCTAAAACGTATTGGTCTACAAACAATTGTCATCCACGAAGTTTCAACTGGGACAGCAGGAAATGTGATTGGAAAGAGGGATTTCCTGAGTGTCAGACACACCTGCAAACAAAGGTCCAGCGTTTATATTGGAGGAGCAGCAGTTCAGCTGGAGTCATTACCCCCTCAGGCAGGCTTTGTAAG AGCTGAGCATGGACCAACCTGCATCATCATACAGGCCCTGGATGAAGATTCAACGAAAAGTCGCTTCACGTGGCTTCTTAATATGGACGTAAAG GGCTGGCTGCCAAAGTCTATTGTCAATCAGGCTTTGCCTCGGGTGCAGCTGGATTTCACCAGACACCTTCGCAGACGTCTCAGCCTTGGCTGA
- the tbata gene encoding protein TBATA has protein sequence MSRAHSLESRGMTAEGKFAQINHFPFTPEFTNMLTKSSPCFGALSHHSFFSRHNPHPHRMRHIQGFTGRPICMVRDDWCVTSSLFPHPLLKSHINRKAAEPAFQLAQNLYGVCGDKTKSALLSDAWRDELKEMAAKISLTSQTQKNKREEQPEEKFVRRKTQYSAQTGRLIPPSSKSYLCKSQYQRMSHPQPFHDQELMVLEILCQILQTDSLSTVQQWLLLSGQREKDLVMGMIRQALDGVDLSVHNQRNFQQLQPFHPGASVYAASFEQPWGKPHRRSSHQVNQTAIDEKPERIGDAEVLAVHSEAESVQVPSLQEGDNA, from the exons ATGTCGAGAGCACACAGCCTGGAATCGAGGGGGATGACAGCTGAAGGGAAATTCGCTCAGATTAACCATTTCCCATTCACTCCTGAATTTACCAATATGCTTACAAAAAGCAGTCCATGTTTTGGTGCCTTGAGTCACCACTCATTCTTCTCCCGGCACAACCCTCATCCACACAGGATGAGACATATTCAAG GATTCACAGGCAGACCAATTTGCATGGTAAGAGATGATTGGTGTGTCACGTCGTCGTTATTTCCTCATCCACTTCTCAAGAGCCACATAAACAGGAAAGCAGCAGAGCCAGCTTTTCAGCTTGCTCAAAATCTTTATGGAGTCTGCGGAGACAAAACTAAATCAG cactatTGTCAGATGCCTGGAGAGATGAACTCAAAGAAATGGCTGCAAAAATCAGTCTAACTTCCCaaacacaaaagaacaaaagagag GAACAACCAGAGGAAAAGTTTGTCCGACGAAAGACTCAATATTCAGCTCAGACTGGCAGACTTATTCCTCCATCCTCCAAGTCCTACCTGTGCAAATCTCAATACCAGCGCATGAGCCATCCTCAACCCTTCCATGATCAAGAACTTATG GTTTTGGAGATACTTTGTCAGATCCTGCAGACAGACTCTCTCTCCACAGTACAGCAGTGGCTTCTTCTTTCAGGCCAAAGAG AAAAAGATCTGGTGATGGGGATGATCAGACAAGCTCTGGACGGTGTCGACCTCTCTGTCCATAACCAGCGGAACTTCCAGCAGCTACAGCCGTTTCATCCAGGAGCGTCTGTGTATGCAGCATCATTTGAGCAGCCATGGGGAAAACCACACAGGAGGAG TTCACACCAAGTCAATCAAACTGCCATTGATGAAAAACCAG AGCGGATTGGTGATGCAGAAGTCCTGGCAGTCCATTCAGAGGCCGAAAGTGTTCAGGTTCCTTCACTTCAGGAGGGGGATAATGCATAG